gtgcccgatcgcgagtgcctgatctccgttccttcatgaagtggctgaaacgacgagaaacctggcagaaaagtataaatttcattgttttgtttctacacttttcattgataagtgttacatcgacgagattgcatagcgaatatattttggccaattggtgttatttcaatcatttcgatgataattttaatgacaataatttcaaggataataatttcaaagataataatttcgagaattatatttccaaagacaacaatttcggagacaacactttctagaataacaattacaaagatagtaatttctaggataacaatttcaaaaataataatttctagaataatttctgggataatttcgaaggtaataatttcgaagatagtaatttcgaagataatgatttcgaagatatcaatgtcgaagataacaattttgaagataacaatttcgaaaatgataatttcagaattaataatttcaaagatgataatttcgaagataataattgacaatttcggtcgaaattatagaaatcctgttaaatacaagcaaatactaaataaaatataattttcttgacattgcgatatcttctgaaccgtcgattagttctttattttcttggctacaacagtgaagtcacgatgctccttccctattctcttgcggaacgatacgtcactataacgaaagcccctgtaattaatcctttccaagacctttaagcggcacctcctcgcgatgatctgcgcgtaattggaagtcatgattgcagtcactaacttcggtatgctcagaaaattatggatcacgctattaattccagtgtcagatatcggtactttcacttgctgtccattattcagcgcattggcaacctccacggacacggacactaagccctcgccaatttttcgctgctgcatctccggcagcgtagccaggaacatcaactccataatacaatcaatattataatatttgaataaatttatcttgctgtgtatagcaatcagaaaatctacgtagcccctggcccggtgatgtacgcaattatccttgaatctttcaagccaactcttttggcaaggtcgccagaggaccgggcgatgtcgacgaaacggtgggcgcccacacggacgtcgcgggttagttacaggatctctcggcatcggatgatctctcaatatcttaattttattgagaacaacaccaacaacttccccagtcttgacgtcgactgcaacaatgctgacaccgtctttagcaatttccacacagagctcctcgagcgctctgacgctacaaggcgccgatatcagatttacggctttgcagatgctctcgttggggaaaaagcttttccttattacttgtaatgctccctccaaagtatcctccgtcagagactcgaactcgatttctccaccttctatggagccccactcaatgcaggattcagtattagttctggaactgaacgaaaagaaacaattaattagtatgcacgtaatattaaacggtatattaaacgacggaagctttaatcgaatcaagtttccagaaacgtttggagatacagtaatgtctccctaactgacgctcggattacgcacagaaatggacaatctgggaagaggagacacgattactcgagcctcgcggctcgtttttatagttatcggtgaatcgacaactttgtagacgactcgtttttataagcgaatagattggaaatatctatacgccaggattaaacacatttttccgttccgaaaaacttgcaatttctcgatccatccgtttcgaatggcacgatgtttcaatgcgcatacttctaaattcataatttcgaaattatctggtttctgtagtttctgatttttaagattccaattccaattcaaatcaaattgacggtttttaaattctctgatttataaatttacaatttcgaagtcagctgatttctacatgatcaaatttttaagatttcaatttctaaattctttgatttataaattcacgatttttcagttttctgaaattttaattgttatcaactggtttctaaatgttctagttcttaccgtttcgatttctgaattgtttgatttctgcatttacgctttttaagatttccgactcttaaatttacaaatttttaaatcatctgcttcccaaattttctaaatcttatcattttaatttctaaattctttgatttacaaattcacgatttttaagttctccgatttctatatatataaatgtacattttttaaattatctagtatttaaattttctaattttcaagatttcaatttacaaatttgaataatcgtatctcctcttcccgacttgtccatcttcgtgcactatccgagcgtcaattagggagatttctccgtatccggccaaaatAGAGGTTGACTCatatctcgatgaaaaatatattttatttataaatatttaaattcgtaaaaataaattgtctttcttatacccgacacacggaaaacattagtcaaaacaagtgactgaagaatgttcgcggaagaatatagcaaaaatgtacgtaccattccattttagttcactaagaaattctcactatacttcactgggaaaattaactgagaaaattcgccgaggtcttcgcactgatcactgctgcactgatcacagaatgagtgtttccgttgacatcggcagggtatttatactgtccttgctaaaggacagaacgtcctaatcagcaaagacgaacaatgacaaaaggatactacccgaaaaaaaatgcgccaggtatgaaaacgtctcccgtggagaaccattagccaccgcggccggctatcaggtaagcacatgtacctgcgatgaccggtcgtgtcatacggattttacaaggatcggttcgttcggttaaattaaaagaaaaagaacagcggcggattaggccgagctagtggaaatgagtcaattgaaggaaccatcgtaaacgggctcgcaccgagccttgatgaaaattatgatttgcaagggaaagcagaacctacggGGACTAATTAGTGCCTGGTTATTTACAGTACCTTTGTTATTGGATATATTTACAGGGTGAAGTTATCGAAAacatgttcctacaaaagttgtttagcatgaaagggggcattcgatggtatgaagaattttcctgtaggtatagtgatgcgggagatatccaagtggaattaatgttttcaaatgtcatctttgtatagcgatgccgagagatctgttacatacgaaaaatataaggatatgaaacagttattacattatgtaacgcctgtgcatcatgactatttcaaaacaccgccacataaagagagtaaataaataataacaatatcttattttaagtttaacaatatataaatatatttaacgttcaaaataagaaacgagactcctattttatttattgtaattattaataaacaaaattatatggattaatagaaaatatatttcgaatgatatttaaaatttcataattgaaat
The sequence above is drawn from the Megalopta genalis isolate 19385.01 unplaced genomic scaffold, iyMegGena1_principal scaffold0168, whole genome shotgun sequence genome and encodes:
- the LOC143262683 gene encoding uncharacterized protein LOC143262683, with the translated sequence MECSRTNTESCIEWGSIEGGEIEFESLTEDTLEGALQVIRKSFFPNESICKAVNLISAPCSVRALEELCVEIAKDGVSIVAVDVKTGEVVGVVLNKIKILRDHPMPRDPVTNPRRPCGRPPFRRHRPVLWRPCQKSWLERFKDNCVHHRARGYVDFLIAIHSKINLFKYYNIDCIMELMFLATLPEMQQRKIGEGLVSVSVEVANALNNGQQVKVPISDTGINSVIHNFLSIPNFPICVQGLSAVCLRHQLLEG